Proteins encoded by one window of Simiduia curdlanivorans:
- a CDS encoding biotin/lipoyl-containing protein — MKKDADNYLANPQVHKDRRLGLGTSAWVQSFECSHLRPLIICRGPIRKEAMDVFDEMGIHHYGILLSEKDSIVYQNALAPELRKLTDPHRVHRVPDYSGADKAEREVRIRQIINIARANNYNAIFTGYGFMAEDENMVKAMEDAGLNFIGPCSRTVHQAGLKDEAKRTALRVGVSVTPGVDNASALTLIKKYPSLSALKNLAAEEKLPVDVEQLAADGLALVDIADAVLAASYAKGIDLYSIAELGETIREQVMAMSREYPSNRIRLKAIGGGGGKGQRILASPDAYQGDLPSRIEQAAAKAPSLVLEILNEVKTTGKGDNKNVLVELNIETTRHQEIQVIGNGDWALAMGGRDCSLQMHEQKLLEVSVITEDLEAALAAAQAAGNEHEAKVLAQDIVTLQKMEEESERFGQAVGLDSVSTFECIVDRDKHFFMEMNTRIQVEHRVTELCYGLRFSNPDNAKDFFQVDSLVEAMVLLAAHGPRLPKPTRQLRSQAAVEARLNATNQALQPHAGGIIEKWSDPVAGEIRDDQGISMHNPDTDVFIKYHLAGAYDSNIALLLTTGAGRADSYQRLAEILRVTELRGKDLATNLEFHYGLVNWFIGNNINARPTTRFIVPYLTAVGLLKQAANNVDLHYAYQSICRQRIKQVASDDASWAQVLERKHLLLARPVEKLLAEPHLLAGWLSLNQKNFDLTNDRVIWRVNPIKVLAETYHYLNMDYCAQKPAANMIWASDDKILQQALNFYQSLENKLGAMAYSELNALLESSAPVQFEPSQWQAIQAAHRGYQAGAELLNLPAFLGQSTGYFNLAVNADLSIHIPESLTEPKLQQAMAKILVPPPAAKSDEILAPTGGMFYAREAPGMEPFVMKGTHFSAGQPLYIVEVMKMFNKVNAPFAGTIDEVLVTDDGAIIKKGQPLFKITPDEIRVEESSADARARLKQGTDAFLATLGGAH, encoded by the coding sequence ATGAAAAAAGATGCTGATAATTATTTGGCGAATCCACAAGTACATAAAGATCGACGCCTAGGCTTAGGTACGAGTGCGTGGGTGCAAAGCTTCGAATGTTCACATTTGCGGCCGCTGATTATTTGCCGTGGGCCCATTCGCAAAGAGGCGATGGATGTGTTCGATGAAATGGGCATTCATCACTACGGCATTTTGTTGTCAGAAAAAGATTCTATCGTCTATCAGAATGCACTGGCGCCGGAGTTGCGTAAGCTAACCGACCCGCACCGGGTACATCGGGTGCCGGATTATTCGGGTGCCGATAAGGCCGAGCGCGAGGTGCGTATTCGTCAAATCATTAATATCGCCCGCGCCAATAATTACAACGCCATATTTACCGGCTATGGCTTTATGGCCGAAGACGAAAATATGGTTAAGGCCATGGAAGACGCTGGCTTAAATTTCATCGGCCCTTGCTCGCGCACCGTGCATCAGGCCGGTTTAAAGGATGAAGCCAAGCGCACCGCATTGCGAGTGGGTGTATCGGTTACCCCGGGCGTCGACAACGCCAGTGCCTTAACCCTCATCAAAAAATACCCAAGCCTAAGTGCGCTGAAAAACTTGGCCGCAGAGGAAAAACTGCCCGTTGATGTTGAACAGCTGGCCGCAGACGGTCTTGCCTTGGTAGATATTGCCGACGCTGTATTAGCGGCGAGTTATGCCAAGGGCATAGATCTTTATTCCATTGCCGAGCTGGGTGAAACCATTCGCGAGCAAGTGATGGCGATGAGCCGCGAGTACCCGAGTAATCGTATTCGCTTAAAGGCTATTGGCGGCGGCGGCGGTAAGGGCCAGCGTATTTTGGCCTCGCCCGATGCTTACCAAGGTGATCTACCCAGCCGTATTGAACAGGCTGCAGCCAAGGCGCCTAGCCTTGTGCTGGAAATTCTTAACGAAGTCAAAACCACCGGCAAGGGCGATAACAAAAACGTGCTGGTTGAGCTGAACATTGAAACCACGCGACACCAAGAGATACAAGTGATCGGCAATGGCGATTGGGCGCTGGCCATGGGTGGCCGAGATTGTTCATTGCAAATGCACGAACAGAAATTGCTCGAAGTGTCGGTCATTACCGAAGATCTCGAAGCCGCGCTTGCGGCAGCGCAAGCCGCTGGTAATGAACATGAAGCGAAAGTGCTGGCGCAAGATATCGTTACGCTGCAAAAAATGGAGGAGGAATCCGAGCGTTTCGGTCAAGCCGTGGGTTTAGATTCTGTTTCCACCTTCGAGTGTATTGTCGATCGCGATAAGCATTTTTTCATGGAGATGAATACCCGCATTCAAGTGGAGCACCGAGTAACGGAGTTGTGCTACGGCTTGCGCTTTTCCAACCCGGACAACGCCAAGGACTTTTTCCAAGTGGATTCCTTAGTGGAAGCCATGGTATTGCTCGCCGCCCATGGCCCGCGCTTGCCTAAGCCGACGCGCCAATTGCGCAGCCAAGCGGCCGTGGAGGCGCGACTTAACGCGACCAATCAGGCGCTACAGCCGCACGCCGGTGGCATTATTGAGAAATGGTCCGATCCCGTTGCGGGCGAAATTCGGGATGACCAGGGTATTAGCATGCACAACCCGGATACGGATGTGTTTATCAAATACCATTTAGCCGGCGCCTACGACTCCAATATTGCGTTGTTGCTAACAACCGGTGCGGGCCGAGCCGATAGCTATCAGCGCCTCGCCGAAATATTGCGCGTGACCGAGTTACGGGGCAAGGATCTTGCCACTAACTTGGAGTTTCACTACGGCCTGGTGAATTGGTTTATTGGCAATAACATTAACGCGCGACCAACCACGCGATTTATTGTGCCCTACCTAACCGCAGTTGGTTTGTTGAAGCAGGCAGCCAATAACGTGGATTTACATTACGCCTACCAAAGTATTTGTCGCCAGCGCATTAAGCAAGTTGCTAGTGATGATGCAAGCTGGGCCCAAGTATTGGAGCGCAAGCACCTATTGTTGGCGCGTCCGGTTGAGAAATTACTCGCTGAGCCGCATCTGCTGGCGGGATGGTTATCATTGAACCAGAAGAATTTTGATTTGACCAATGACAGGGTGATTTGGCGAGTGAATCCCATCAAGGTCTTGGCAGAAACCTATCACTATCTCAATATGGATTATTGCGCCCAGAAACCTGCGGCAAATATGATTTGGGCGTCGGATGATAAAATATTGCAACAGGCCCTGAACTTCTACCAGAGTTTAGAAAATAAACTGGGTGCCATGGCCTATTCTGAATTGAATGCGCTATTGGAAAGTTCTGCGCCGGTACAGTTTGAGCCTAGCCAGTGGCAGGCCATTCAGGCGGCGCATCGCGGTTATCAGGCTGGCGCGGAGTTGTTAAACTTGCCCGCTTTCCTAGGTCAGTCGACGGGCTATTTCAACTTGGCAGTCAATGCTGATTTGAGTATTCATATCCCTGAGTCGCTGACCGAGCCGAAATTGCAGCAGGCAATGGCGAAAATCTTGGTGCCGCCACCGGCTGCGAAATCTGACGAAATACTGGCGCCAACGGGTGGCATGTTCTATGCCCGCGAAGCGCCGGGCATGGAGCCATTCGTGATGAAGGGTACACACTTTAGTGCCGGCCAACCATTGTATATCGTGGAGGTGATGAAAATGTTCAATAAGGTAAATGCGCCTTTTGCTGGGACCATTGACGAAGTGTTGGTGACTGATGACGGTGCCATTATTAAAAAGGGCCAACCCTTGTTTAAAATTACACCGGATGAAATTCGTGTGGAAGAATCCAGTGCCGATGCGCGCGCACGCTTGAAGCAAGGTACAGACGCCTTCCTCGCAACCTTAGGGGGAGCTCACTGA
- the mce gene encoding methylmalonyl-CoA epimerase, producing the protein MITALDHIAIAVPDLDNAIKRFMEDFGLPYNGREDVASAKTSTAFFPLPATQIELVHPLNGEGPIAGYLEKRGGGLHHLCFRSDDIDADVAHLKAKGYQFLSEAPSVGAHNCRVIFIHPKSCDGVLIELSQPMDEH; encoded by the coding sequence ATGATTACCGCACTGGATCATATCGCAATTGCCGTGCCCGATTTAGATAATGCCATCAAGCGTTTTATGGAAGATTTTGGTTTGCCCTACAATGGCCGCGAAGATGTGGCGAGCGCGAAAACCAGTACGGCTTTTTTTCCGTTACCGGCTACGCAAATAGAACTGGTGCATCCGCTCAATGGTGAGGGGCCGATAGCAGGATACTTGGAAAAGCGCGGCGGCGGCTTACATCACCTTTGTTTTCGCTCGGATGATATTGACGCGGACGTCGCTCACCTCAAGGCTAAGGGCTATCAGTTTCTATCTGAGGCGCCCAGTGTGGGCGCACACAATTGTAGAGTGATATTTATTCACCCGAAAAGTTGTGATGGTGTGTTGATTGAACTGAGTCAACCTATGGATGAGCATTGA
- the scpA gene encoding methylmalonyl-CoA mutase: MTEKKYTLKEWEALATKQSKGLTPDELTWHTPEGIHIKPLYTKADVEKLAYADTLPGLAPYVRGPQATMYAGRPWTIRQYAGFSTAEESNAFYRKNLKSGAQGVSVAFDLATHRGYDSDHPRVSGDVGKAGVAIDSVEDMKILFDQIPLDKVSVSMTMNGAVLPILANYIVAAEEQGVSQDLLAGTIQNDILKEFMVRNTYIYPPAPSMKIIGDIIGYTSEHMPKFNSISISGYHIQEAGADAALELAYTLSDGREYVRTALAAGLDVDAFAPRLSFFWGISMNFYMEIAKLRAGRLLWTKIMSEFSPKNPKSSMLRTHSQTSGWSLTEQDPYNNVVRTTIEAMAAVFGGTQSLHTNALDEAVALPTEFSARIARNTQIIIQEETGITQVVDPWGGSYMMETLTQNLADRAWELIEEIEESGGMAKAIEAGLPKLRIEESAAKKQARIDRGEDVIVGVNKYILDKEDDLDILEVDNVAVRESQIKRIQQIRASRNNEKVKQALADITAAAKTGQGNLLDLSVKAARLRATVGEISDAMEEIFGRYNAQARTISGVYGASYENDPDWQAIKSDIEAFEEKEGRRPRMLVCKMGQDGHDRGAKVIATAFADVGFDIDLSPMFSTPEEVARQAVENDVHVVGVSSQAAGHKTLVPELIAALTAQGADDIIVVVGGVIPKQDYDFLNRAGVKGIFGPGTKIPVSARQVLEAIKISNA; encoded by the coding sequence ATGACAGAGAAAAAATACACATTAAAAGAATGGGAAGCGCTAGCCACCAAACAATCAAAAGGGTTAACGCCCGATGAGTTGACGTGGCACACCCCTGAAGGCATTCATATAAAGCCGCTGTATACCAAGGCCGATGTAGAAAAGTTGGCCTACGCCGATACACTGCCAGGTTTGGCGCCCTATGTGCGCGGCCCGCAAGCCACTATGTACGCTGGCCGGCCTTGGACAATTCGCCAGTATGCTGGGTTTTCGACGGCGGAAGAATCCAATGCGTTTTATCGAAAAAATTTAAAGTCTGGCGCCCAGGGGGTGTCGGTGGCCTTCGATTTAGCCACTCACCGCGGTTACGATTCCGATCACCCTCGGGTATCGGGCGACGTGGGCAAAGCGGGTGTGGCCATTGATTCGGTCGAAGATATGAAAATACTTTTCGATCAAATTCCGTTGGATAAAGTGTCTGTCTCTATGACCATGAACGGTGCCGTATTACCGATCCTCGCCAACTATATTGTCGCGGCAGAGGAGCAGGGCGTGAGCCAAGATCTATTGGCTGGCACCATTCAGAACGATATTCTCAAAGAATTTATGGTGCGCAATACCTACATATACCCGCCTGCGCCCTCGATGAAAATTATTGGCGATATCATCGGTTATACCTCCGAACACATGCCAAAATTTAATTCCATATCCATTTCGGGTTATCACATTCAAGAAGCCGGTGCCGATGCGGCTTTAGAGTTGGCCTATACGCTGTCTGATGGCCGCGAATACGTACGCACGGCGTTGGCGGCTGGTCTGGATGTTGACGCCTTTGCGCCACGCCTGTCATTTTTCTGGGGCATCTCCATGAATTTTTACATGGAAATTGCCAAGCTGCGCGCCGGGCGTTTGTTGTGGACTAAGATCATGAGCGAGTTTTCGCCCAAGAATCCAAAGTCGTCGATGTTGCGCACCCACAGCCAAACCTCAGGCTGGTCGCTCACCGAGCAAGATCCCTACAATAACGTGGTGCGCACTACCATTGAAGCGATGGCTGCCGTGTTTGGTGGCACCCAGTCTTTACATACCAATGCGCTGGATGAAGCGGTGGCTTTACCGACCGAGTTTTCCGCGCGCATTGCGCGCAACACCCAGATTATTATTCAAGAGGAAACCGGTATTACCCAAGTGGTTGATCCATGGGGCGGTTCCTACATGATGGAAACGCTAACGCAAAATCTCGCCGATCGCGCTTGGGAGTTGATCGAGGAAATTGAAGAGAGTGGCGGTATGGCTAAGGCTATCGAAGCGGGCTTACCTAAGTTGCGCATTGAAGAGTCGGCGGCGAAAAAGCAGGCCCGTATCGATCGCGGTGAAGATGTCATTGTAGGGGTAAATAAATACATCCTGGATAAAGAGGATGATTTAGATATTCTAGAGGTAGATAATGTTGCGGTTAGAGAGTCGCAAATCAAACGCATTCAACAGATTCGCGCCAGCCGCAACAATGAAAAGGTAAAGCAGGCATTAGCCGATATTACCGCGGCTGCGAAAACCGGTCAGGGTAATCTACTGGATCTTTCTGTTAAGGCTGCCCGTTTACGCGCCACGGTGGGAGAAATTTCAGACGCTATGGAAGAAATTTTTGGTCGCTACAATGCCCAGGCGCGCACCATTTCAGGTGTCTACGGTGCTTCCTACGAGAATGACCCGGATTGGCAGGCTATTAAGTCAGACATAGAGGCTTTTGAAGAGAAAGAAGGCCGTAGACCGCGCATGTTAGTGTGCAAAATGGGGCAGGATGGTCACGATCGCGGCGCTAAAGTTATTGCTACCGCCTTTGCCGATGTGGGTTTTGATATCGACTTGTCGCCCATGTTTTCTACCCCGGAAGAAGTGGCGCGCCAAGCCGTAGAAAATGATGTGCATGTTGTCGGTGTGTCATCGCAAGCAGCTGGTCACAAAACCTTAGTGCCGGAATTGATAGCGGCGTTAACGGCGCAAGGTGCAGACGATATTATTGTGGTGGTTGGCGGTGTGATACCTAAGCAGGATTATGATTTTTTGAATCGGGCTGGGGTAAAAGGTATCTTCGGCCCCGGCACCAAAATTCCCGTATCGGCTCGGCAAGTGTTGGAGGCGATTAAAATTTCGAACGCTTAA
- a CDS encoding transglutaminase-like domain-containing protein → MLLRTRCELAFDISVATPFIFMLRPRSGAQQWVVSEAFRHAPSVPVLEFTDNYGNLCQRLVAPPGAFNITTLSDVITADRADSAPGAEFIEIQLLPDAVLSYLLPSRYCESDLFCALATQVTAGCRPGYDQVSAITQWVRDNTRYDSDASGLLISAVEVNARQSGVCRDFAHIGIALCRSINIPARLVVGYLYQLHPMDFHAWFEAFVGGRWYTFDASQPKLSGGYIAVGYGRDAADVAVFNQFGPCSYPRFQSVDVQLIMEADATATV, encoded by the coding sequence ATGTTGCTGCGCACACGATGTGAACTGGCTTTTGATATCTCTGTCGCAACACCGTTTATTTTTATGTTGCGGCCGCGTAGCGGCGCTCAGCAATGGGTGGTAAGTGAAGCCTTCCGGCACGCACCGAGTGTGCCCGTGCTGGAGTTTACCGATAATTATGGCAATCTGTGCCAGCGACTCGTGGCGCCCCCCGGCGCGTTCAACATAACAACACTCTCCGATGTCATAACGGCCGATAGGGCAGACAGCGCCCCAGGCGCCGAATTTATTGAAATTCAATTATTGCCCGATGCGGTGCTAAGCTATCTGTTACCCAGCCGCTATTGTGAATCCGATCTATTTTGCGCCTTGGCGACTCAAGTTACCGCTGGCTGTAGGCCTGGCTATGATCAAGTATCAGCTATTACCCAGTGGGTGCGCGACAATACCCGGTACGATTCTGATGCCTCGGGGTTATTAATATCCGCGGTGGAAGTGAATGCAAGGCAATCGGGCGTGTGTCGGGATTTCGCCCATATCGGCATCGCGCTTTGCCGAAGTATCAACATTCCAGCGCGCTTGGTGGTTGGCTATTTGTACCAGCTGCACCCCATGGATTTCCACGCTTGGTTTGAAGCTTTTGTGGGCGGCCGTTGGTACACCTTTGATGCCTCGCAGCCAAAACTTTCCGGTGGCTATATTGCCGTTGGTTACGGCCGCGACGCTGCTGACGTTGCGGTGTTTAATCAGTTCGGGCCCTGTTCCTACCCAAGGTTTCAAAGTGTCGATGTGCAACTGATTATGGAGGCGGACGCGACCGCCACCGTTTGA